A region from the Candidatus Binatia bacterium genome encodes:
- a CDS encoding alpha-hydroxy acid oxidase yields the protein MRPTPPSRCDRLEAEAERLLPRMVYEYYAGGAGDEITLRDNRAAFERLRLRPRFLVDVSARSLATTVLGRELPAPFAIAPMAYQRLAHPDGEIATVRAAGRIGVPMILSTMATTSVEEVGAAASAPLWFQLYVWRDRGATRALVQRAVAAGAQALVVTVDAPRLGTRRRDVENVFTLPDGVRLGNLEGLGVPEAPKVTAGSQLAEHFWMLSDPSLSWRDLEWFRSLTDVPIVLKGILTAEDARLAAQHGASAVVVSNHGGRQLDGVVATLDALPEVADAVGDAIEVWVDGGVRSGADVLKALALGARIVLIGRPVLWALTVGGEKGVVDFLSCLTEEIDEALALCGCRSPADVTRAHVAVASRR from the coding sequence ATGCGACCGACGCCGCCGTCGCGCTGCGATCGTCTCGAGGCGGAGGCCGAGCGCCTCCTGCCGCGCATGGTCTACGAGTACTACGCGGGCGGCGCCGGCGACGAGATCACGCTGCGCGACAACCGCGCCGCGTTCGAGCGTCTGCGTCTGCGGCCGCGCTTCCTGGTCGACGTGAGCGCGCGCTCGCTCGCCACCACCGTGCTCGGACGCGAGCTGCCGGCGCCGTTCGCGATCGCGCCGATGGCCTACCAGCGGCTCGCGCACCCCGACGGCGAGATCGCGACCGTGCGCGCCGCGGGCCGCATCGGCGTGCCGATGATCCTCTCGACGATGGCGACCACCAGCGTCGAGGAGGTGGGTGCTGCGGCGAGCGCGCCGCTCTGGTTCCAGCTCTACGTCTGGCGCGATCGCGGCGCGACGCGCGCGCTCGTGCAGCGTGCGGTCGCCGCGGGCGCGCAGGCGCTGGTCGTCACCGTCGACGCGCCGCGCCTCGGCACGCGCCGGCGCGACGTCGAGAACGTCTTCACGCTGCCCGACGGCGTGCGCCTCGGGAACCTCGAGGGGCTCGGCGTGCCGGAAGCGCCGAAGGTCACCGCCGGCTCGCAGCTCGCCGAGCACTTCTGGATGCTCTCCGACCCGTCGCTGTCGTGGCGCGACCTCGAGTGGTTCCGCTCGCTGACCGACGTGCCGATCGTGCTGAAGGGCATCCTCACCGCGGAGGACGCCCGCCTCGCGGCGCAGCACGGGGCGTCCGCCGTCGTGGTGTCGAACCACGGCGGACGCCAGCTCGACGGCGTCGTCGCGACGCTCGACGCGCTGCCCGAGGTCGCGGACGCGGTCGGCGACGCGATCGAGGTGTGGGTCGACGGCGGCGTGCGCTCGGGCGCCGACGTGCTGAAGGCGCTCGCGCTCGGCGCGCGCATCGTGCTCATCGGACGTCCCGTGCTGTGGGCGCTGACGGTCGGCGGGGAAAAGGGCGTCGTCGACTTTCTTTCATGCTTGACGGAGGAGATCGACGAGGCGCTGGCGCTCTGCGGCTGCCGCTCGCCCGCCGACGTGACGCGCGCGCACGTCGCCGTGGCCTCTCGCCGCTGA
- a CDS encoding S-(hydroxymethyl)glutathione dehydrogenase/class III alcohol dehydrogenase — protein MKSKAAVAHRAGQPLTIETVDVAPPRAGEVLVEIKASGVCHTDAFTLSGADPEGLFPAILGHEGAGIVREVGPGVTSVAPGDHVIPLYTPECRQCEYCLSQKTNLCQAIRETQGRGVMPDGTSRFSLNGETVLHYMGTSTFSNFTVLPEIAVAKIRKDAPFDKVCYIGCGVTTGIGAVINTAKVRPGDNVVVFGLGGIGLNVIQGARMAGANMIVGVDINPKKRVLAEKFGMTHFVNPNEVEGDLVPYLVNLTKGGADFSFECIGNVNVMRQALECCHKGWGTSIIIGVAGAGQEISTRPFQLVTGRVWKGSAFGGARGRTDVPKIVDWYMEGKIDIDSLITHVMPIEEINRAFDLMHEGESIRSVVTF, from the coding sequence GTGAAGAGCAAAGCCGCAGTCGCGCACCGGGCGGGACAGCCGCTCACGATCGAGACCGTCGACGTCGCGCCGCCGCGCGCGGGCGAGGTGCTGGTCGAGATCAAGGCGAGCGGCGTGTGCCACACCGACGCCTTCACGCTGTCGGGCGCCGATCCCGAAGGATTGTTCCCCGCGATCCTCGGCCACGAGGGCGCGGGCATCGTGCGCGAGGTCGGTCCGGGCGTCACCAGCGTCGCGCCGGGCGACCACGTGATCCCGCTCTACACGCCCGAGTGCCGGCAGTGCGAGTACTGCCTCTCGCAGAAGACCAACCTCTGCCAGGCGATCCGCGAGACGCAGGGACGCGGCGTCATGCCGGACGGCACGAGCCGCTTCTCGCTGAACGGCGAGACGGTGCTGCACTACATGGGCACGTCGACCTTCTCGAACTTCACGGTGCTGCCGGAGATCGCGGTCGCGAAGATCCGCAAGGACGCTCCGTTCGACAAGGTCTGCTACATCGGCTGCGGCGTCACGACCGGCATCGGCGCGGTGATCAACACCGCGAAGGTGCGTCCCGGCGACAACGTCGTCGTGTTCGGGCTCGGCGGCATCGGGCTCAACGTCATTCAGGGCGCGCGCATGGCCGGCGCCAACATGATCGTCGGCGTCGACATCAATCCCAAAAAGCGTGTGCTCGCCGAGAAGTTCGGCATGACGCACTTCGTGAACCCGAACGAGGTCGAGGGCGACCTCGTGCCGTACCTCGTGAATCTCACCAAGGGCGGCGCCGACTTCAGCTTCGAGTGCATCGGCAACGTGAACGTGATGCGTCAGGCGCTCGAGTGCTGCCACAAGGGCTGGGGCACGAGCATCATCATCGGCGTCGCGGGCGCGGGGCAGGAGATCTCGACGCGTCCCTTCCAGCTCGTCACCGGGCGCGTCTGGAAGGGCAGCGCGTTCGGCGGCGCGCGCGGCCGCACCGACGTGCCGAAGATCGTCGACTGGTACATGGAGGGCAAGATCGACATCGACAGCCTGATCACCCACGTGATGCCGATCGAGGAGATCAACCGCGCCTTCGACCTGATGCACGAGGGCGAGTCGATCCGCAGCGTGGTGACCTTCTAG
- a CDS encoding right-handed parallel beta-helix repeat-containing protein — protein MTPYRVARRLLAAVALSVLFATRSGAAILTVAESGGDFTTIQAALDAAQPGDTVRVREKATPYFEKIVFPRSGNATDGFISLEAHPGERPVLDGAGVAGKNMVLIEDRSWVRIQGFEIRNNLKVNDGSGIRVLGSGSHIEIRDNVIHDIRGKHAMGITVYATEATPISNLVIDGNVIHDCEPATSEALVLNGNVDGFAVTNNVVRDVNNIGIDFIGGETSIQPDPSKVPRNGVCRGNRVERARSSYGGGFAAGIYVDGARDIVIENNVVTESDMGIEVGAENRGQVTSGIVVRSNVILRNEKAGIVIGGYAASVGRVRESEIRNNTTFENDTRGAGFGELWIQYAEDNVIRNNVFVSTAANLLLASYGGNVGNLLDHNVWWAPGGASAARFVWNGAEHVGFAAYRAATGQDASSLFADPLLAAPGAGDVHLAPTSPAVNAGDPATVVAPGETDLDGAPRLSGPRVDAGADEITCGDGVVDPGEECDDGGLVDGDGCDSNCTFTACGNGIVTAGEQCDDGNLAAGDCCDPSCAYEPAGSPCDDGNPCTNADACAAGACAGLEQPAPACFAAARTSLVLQDHANDARDRLVWRWTRGDEVPRAALDDPLGGATSYALCVYETSAGVTSLARPPIEIPGGGLCRGKPCWKAVGTVGVKYVDRDRTPDGVDSLVLRSGPAGKSSVVLTAKGATLAPPSLPLGQDPAVTVQLVNDAGACFGATYAAPAQKNDAGQFRDKTP, from the coding sequence ATGACGCCGTACCGCGTTGCCCGCCGGCTCCTCGCAGCGGTTGCGCTCTCCGTGCTCTTCGCGACGCGCAGCGGCGCCGCGATCCTCACCGTCGCCGAGTCGGGCGGCGATTTCACGACGATCCAGGCGGCGCTCGACGCGGCGCAGCCCGGCGACACGGTGCGCGTGCGCGAGAAGGCGACGCCGTACTTCGAGAAGATCGTCTTCCCGCGCAGCGGCAACGCGACCGACGGCTTCATCAGCCTCGAGGCGCACCCGGGCGAGCGGCCCGTGCTCGACGGCGCCGGCGTCGCCGGCAAGAACATGGTGCTGATCGAGGACCGGAGCTGGGTGCGCATCCAGGGCTTCGAGATCCGCAACAACCTGAAGGTCAACGACGGCTCCGGGATCCGGGTGCTGGGCTCGGGCTCGCACATCGAGATCCGCGACAACGTGATCCACGACATCCGCGGCAAGCACGCGATGGGCATCACGGTGTACGCGACCGAGGCGACCCCGATCTCGAACCTGGTGATTGACGGCAACGTGATCCACGACTGCGAGCCGGCGACGAGCGAGGCGCTGGTGCTGAACGGCAACGTCGACGGCTTCGCGGTGACGAACAACGTCGTGCGCGACGTCAACAACATCGGCATCGACTTCATCGGCGGCGAGACCAGCATCCAGCCCGATCCGAGCAAGGTGCCGCGCAACGGCGTCTGCCGCGGCAACCGCGTCGAGCGCGCCCGCTCGTCCTACGGCGGCGGGTTTGCGGCCGGCATCTACGTCGACGGCGCGCGCGACATCGTGATCGAGAACAACGTCGTCACCGAGTCCGACATGGGCATCGAGGTCGGCGCCGAGAACCGAGGTCAGGTCACGAGCGGCATCGTCGTGCGCAGCAACGTGATCCTGCGCAACGAGAAGGCGGGCATCGTGATCGGCGGCTACGCGGCGAGCGTCGGACGCGTGCGCGAGAGCGAGATCCGCAACAACACGACCTTCGAGAACGACACGCGCGGCGCCGGCTTCGGCGAGCTCTGGATCCAGTACGCCGAGGACAACGTCATCCGGAACAACGTCTTCGTGTCGACGGCGGCGAACCTGCTGCTCGCGTCCTACGGCGGCAACGTCGGCAACCTGCTCGACCACAACGTGTGGTGGGCGCCGGGTGGGGCGTCCGCCGCGCGCTTCGTCTGGAACGGCGCCGAGCACGTCGGCTTCGCCGCCTACCGCGCGGCGACCGGGCAGGACGCGAGCTCGCTGTTCGCGGATCCGCTGCTCGCCGCACCCGGCGCGGGCGACGTGCACCTCGCGCCGACGTCGCCGGCCGTCAACGCCGGCGATCCGGCGACCGTCGTCGCGCCCGGCGAGACCGACCTCGACGGCGCGCCGCGGCTCTCGGGTCCGCGCGTCGACGCCGGCGCCGACGAGATCACGTGCGGCGACGGCGTGGTCGATCCGGGCGAGGAGTGCGACGACGGCGGGCTCGTCGACGGCGACGGCTGCGACTCGAACTGCACCTTCACCGCGTGCGGCAACGGCATCGTCACCGCGGGCGAGCAGTGCGACGACGGCAACCTGGCCGCGGGCGACTGCTGCGATCCCTCGTGCGCCTACGAGCCCGCCGGCAGCCCGTGCGACGACGGCAACCCGTGCACCAACGCCGACGCGTGCGCGGCGGGCGCGTGCGCCGGCCTCGAGCAGCCGGCGCCTGCGTGCTTCGCGGCCGCGCGCACCTCGCTCGTCCTGCAGGACCACGCGAACGACGCGCGCGACCGCCTGGTGTGGCGCTGGACGCGCGGCGACGAGGTGCCGCGCGCCGCGCTCGACGATCCGCTCGGCGGCGCGACCTCGTACGCGCTCTGCGTCTACGAGACGAGCGCCGGGGTGACGAGCCTCGCGCGGCCGCCGATCGAGATCCCCGGCGGCGGGCTCTGCCGCGGCAAGCCGTGCTGGAAGGCGGTCGGCACGGTCGGCGTCAAGTATGTCGACCGCGACCGCACGCCGGACGGCGTCGACAGCCTCGTCCTGCGCTCGGGGCCGGCCGGCAAGTCGAGCGTCGTGCTGACCGCGAAGGGCGCGACGCTCGCACCGCCGTCGCTGCCGCTCGGTCAGGATCCGGCGGTGACGGTGCAGCTCGTGAACGACGCCGGCGCCTGCTTCGGGGCGACCTACGCGGCGCCGGCGCAGAAGAACGACGCCGGTCAGTTCCGCGACAAGACGCCTTAG
- a CDS encoding PKD domain-containing protein yields the protein MLRPAPLPRLLLVTLALLAVVLGGPARATATTATIGVDGNIHVDGEPFFPIGIYHVSWIGNRQGGKAVPDLHLAADAGFNLFHTTIDARDDTQGLLDAAAARGVYVIGEVPWPANGPAAFVDKWKNHPAIIGWLIADDFNLPYAGPSYNYPPEEIAARNDTLHALAPQHLSYASGGSFPGYRIAEFAGTMDVMGFQSYPLGAQNAPDEYALQENIDSFDWVRDQLAGTGQTFVANPQAYRWNGSRYPTPREARNMLYGALLRGAKGVLWYTMWEGSSRYLPKSAPALWADLANTNRELKSLTPFLLHGTRTELATGHARVHAASWQLGQQLVVAVLSTERNASHAVALDLPPGAVGPALRPFPDRAEGGMSVVAGQLSGTIGPEEVHVYLLDLPVPGNVSPTAAFDVTTPTVAMDEPATLDGTTSSDADGSIVAWEWDLGDGTLASGSSVVHTWTKPGTYFVRLTVRDDAGATGTIIEPVTVGVTSLCAPAPLAGCRDGRTSFVLREPGAAARRSLTFTWSRGTTTLADLGDPTATTEYALCVYDGSGLALATGARPGAKWSRVGTTGYRYKDAGAYPGGIHSARVTSGKNPRLVVKGKGVHLPAATLPLTLPVTAQLVASDGACWQGVYQAGKTTKSTGVLFRGRSG from the coding sequence ATGCTTCGACCGGCACCTCTCCCACGCCTGCTCCTCGTCACCCTGGCGCTGCTCGCCGTCGTGCTCGGTGGTCCGGCGCGCGCGACCGCCACCACCGCGACGATCGGCGTCGACGGCAACATCCACGTCGACGGCGAGCCCTTCTTCCCGATCGGCATCTACCACGTGTCGTGGATCGGCAATCGGCAGGGCGGAAAGGCGGTGCCGGACCTGCACCTCGCGGCCGACGCGGGCTTCAACCTCTTCCACACGACGATCGACGCGCGCGACGACACGCAGGGTCTGCTCGACGCCGCCGCGGCGCGCGGGGTGTACGTGATCGGCGAGGTGCCGTGGCCGGCGAACGGCCCGGCGGCGTTCGTCGACAAGTGGAAAAATCACCCCGCGATCATCGGCTGGCTGATCGCCGACGACTTCAACCTCCCGTACGCCGGACCGTCGTACAACTACCCGCCCGAGGAGATCGCGGCGCGCAACGACACGCTGCACGCGCTCGCGCCGCAGCACCTGAGCTACGCGAGCGGCGGCTCGTTCCCGGGATACCGCATCGCCGAGTTCGCCGGGACGATGGACGTGATGGGCTTCCAGAGCTACCCGCTCGGCGCGCAGAACGCGCCCGACGAGTACGCGCTGCAGGAGAACATCGACAGCTTCGACTGGGTGCGCGACCAGCTCGCCGGCACCGGTCAGACCTTCGTCGCGAACCCGCAGGCGTACCGCTGGAACGGCAGCCGCTACCCGACGCCGCGCGAGGCGCGCAACATGCTCTACGGAGCGCTGCTGCGCGGCGCGAAGGGCGTGCTCTGGTACACGATGTGGGAGGGCTCGAGCCGCTACCTGCCGAAGAGCGCGCCGGCGCTGTGGGCCGACCTCGCGAACACCAACCGCGAGCTGAAGAGCTTGACGCCCTTCCTGCTGCACGGCACGCGCACCGAGCTCGCGACCGGCCACGCGCGCGTCCACGCCGCGTCGTGGCAGCTCGGCCAGCAGCTCGTGGTCGCGGTGCTGAGCACCGAGCGCAACGCGTCGCACGCGGTCGCGCTCGACCTTCCGCCAGGCGCCGTCGGCCCCGCGCTCCGTCCGTTCCCGGACCGCGCGGAAGGCGGCATGAGCGTCGTCGCGGGCCAGCTCTCCGGCACGATCGGCCCCGAGGAGGTGCACGTCTACCTGCTCGACCTGCCCGTCCCGGGGAACGTCTCGCCGACCGCGGCGTTCGACGTCACGACGCCGACGGTCGCCATGGATGAGCCGGCGACGCTCGATGGAACCACATCGAGCGACGCCGACGGCAGCATCGTCGCCTGGGAGTGGGACCTCGGCGACGGCACCCTCGCGAGCGGCAGCAGCGTGGTGCACACCTGGACGAAGCCTGGCACCTATTTCGTGCGCTTGACGGTGCGCGACGACGCCGGTGCGACCGGCACGATCATCGAGCCCGTGACCGTGGGCGTGACGTCGCTCTGCGCGCCGGCGCCGCTCGCCGGCTGCCGCGACGGCCGCACGTCGTTCGTGCTGCGCGAGCCGGGCGCCGCCGCGCGCCGCTCGCTGACCTTCACCTGGAGCCGCGGCACGACGACGCTCGCCGACCTCGGCGACCCGACGGCGACCACCGAGTACGCGCTCTGCGTGTACGACGGAAGCGGCCTCGCGCTCGCGACCGGCGCGCGCCCGGGCGCCAAGTGGAGCCGCGTCGGCACGACGGGCTACCGCTACAAGGACGCGGGCGCCTACCCGGGCGGCATCCACTCGGCGCGCGTCACGTCGGGCAAGAACCCGCGCCTGGTCGTGAAGGGCAAGGGCGTGCACCTGCCCGCGGCGACGCTGCCGCTCACGCTCCCGGTGACGGCGCAGCTCGTCGCGAGCGACGGCGCCTGCTGGCAGGGCGTCTACCAGGCCGGCAAGACGACGAAGAGCACCGGCGTGCTGTTCCGCGGCCGCTCGGGCTGA
- a CDS encoding sulfatase has product MSARSNDSRHGAGTRLGVARLVVAVVAIALAVAAAALAWRGTEPERRPSIVLVTVDTLRADALGAYGFEGPVSPHIDALARESIVFERAFAQAPWTKPSIASLFTSLQPDTHRVVTHRGLYGGAGHEGTDALPADAVTLAEALRDAGYATAAFVANPWLLPEHGFAQGFDVFDAEPVLGQAPGAAVILRRARRWLEKRDPERPFFLYLHFMDVHGPYDAPDADYEAVRESPGLPASRTLTAAEKALLRPYLTRVPWVSEPGGDDLRTWHARYLAGVHELDRELGPFVDELRASGALDQSIFVLTSDHGEELLEHGNWDHGHALYDEQIRVPLVVRLPRGAGGGRRVEEVVSLIDVMPTLLAKASAAAPSAMQGRDLSPLLEGGKGDAAAATFAGGVKWKPEMRSVRTATAKLIRDPSAGLTQAYDLAHDPGEKHDVSRAQPQLVAELERTLDEHRRALAARPALSPQKVEISDETRERLEALGYTQ; this is encoded by the coding sequence CACGGAGCCCGAGCGGCGGCCGTCCATCGTGCTCGTGACGGTCGACACGCTGCGCGCCGATGCGCTCGGCGCCTACGGCTTCGAGGGCCCGGTGTCGCCGCACATCGACGCGCTCGCGCGCGAGTCGATCGTCTTCGAGCGCGCGTTCGCGCAGGCGCCGTGGACCAAGCCGTCGATCGCGTCGCTGTTCACCTCGCTGCAGCCCGACACGCACCGGGTCGTCACCCATCGCGGGCTCTACGGCGGCGCCGGCCACGAGGGCACCGACGCGCTGCCGGCCGACGCGGTGACGCTCGCCGAAGCGCTGCGCGACGCGGGCTACGCGACCGCGGCCTTCGTCGCGAACCCGTGGCTCCTCCCCGAGCACGGCTTCGCGCAGGGCTTCGACGTGTTCGACGCGGAGCCCGTCCTCGGCCAGGCGCCCGGCGCCGCGGTGATCCTGCGCCGCGCGCGGCGCTGGCTCGAGAAGCGCGACCCCGAGCGGCCGTTCTTCCTCTACCTGCACTTCATGGACGTGCACGGGCCGTACGATGCCCCCGACGCCGACTACGAAGCGGTGCGCGAGAGCCCGGGCTTGCCCGCCTCGCGCACGCTCACCGCGGCGGAGAAGGCGCTCCTGCGGCCGTACCTCACGCGCGTCCCCTGGGTCAGCGAACCGGGCGGCGACGATCTCCGCACCTGGCACGCGCGCTATCTCGCCGGCGTGCACGAGCTCGACCGCGAGCTCGGCCCGTTCGTCGACGAGCTACGGGCGTCCGGTGCGCTCGATCAGTCGATCTTCGTCTTGACGTCCGACCACGGCGAGGAGCTGCTCGAGCACGGCAACTGGGACCACGGGCACGCGCTCTACGACGAGCAGATCCGCGTGCCGCTCGTCGTCCGCCTGCCGCGCGGCGCGGGCGGCGGACGGCGTGTCGAGGAGGTCGTCAGCCTGATCGACGTCATGCCGACGCTGCTCGCGAAGGCGAGCGCCGCGGCTCCGTCCGCGATGCAGGGGCGCGATCTGTCGCCGCTGCTCGAAGGCGGCAAGGGCGACGCTGCGGCGGCGACCTTCGCGGGCGGCGTCAAGTGGAAGCCGGAGATGCGCTCGGTGCGCACCGCGACCGCGAAGCTCATCCGCGACCCGAGCGCCGGCCTCACGCAGGCCTACGACCTCGCGCACGACCCCGGCGAGAAGCACGACGTGTCGCGCGCGCAGCCGCAGCTCGTCGCCGAGCTCGAGCGCACGCTCGACGAGCACCGGCGCGCGCTCGCGGCGCGTCCCGCGCTCTCGCCGCAGAAGGTCGAGATCTCGGACGAGACGCGCGAGCGCCTCGAGGCGCTCGGCTACACGCAGTAG